Proteins found in one Pararge aegeria chromosome 12, ilParAegt1.1, whole genome shotgun sequence genomic segment:
- the LOC120628298 gene encoding exocyst complex component 8 — translation MSDINMEKFAVPEFVPERYVKELAKSCVGGEELAQQKEKIQSLAEETASALKKNVYENYMQFIETATEISHLETEMYKLSHLLSDQRMVLTTLSQASVLGNDNTLSRESLDNHDLEADRVEEERKNKLNSISEKVESCMNLLDVPERHLLHEGDLLEIDAEENTALQRMHVYLFNDCLMLTSWISNRRGPMRYKFQTSYPISTLAVVNVRDLGTVKQAFKVLAFPDTRVFQCNSLTIKKDWLDKFDVAKKMHIEKENLKQKKKDSQDKLKHESLESPSLSVEEIPSPQIASLPDWLSDVTEELDVFIVERHFQKTYDLMIKAQRTLSTEEFITHPQRTDILKKIEQKQKVLTEILLKELDVTHNWSPRGGLRSSRHPVLILNKFNMTSQACELFLDICNHTVKAHVKAVQLEGSIYSYVKQVGEVFFCSLSDALTEFISLFPKNKLSAFVVWASMQLRILMSQIIKQVFTPQCALDSILDCVQSLREQCTLFCEFGLDLRFQMNSSLRSPIIKALREYKEKIVDSMKTKVSEDKWTPVNMHTKAGVNKFLSQMENLGLILVRYVINETWVDLSSSTIWFVQSVITVQNVGLEIVTKDMMDVVDECIYAIFNSRLKFSMRNDSSYALKNLKFILETVMPYMIKSYKDKVGYDNVKLLELAGEYGVNIAPPKKSNITYTSNEYL, via the coding sequence ATGTCCGATATTAATATGGAAAAGTTTGCGGTACCAGAATTCGTACCCGAACGGTACGTAAAGGAGCTAGCGAAGTCGTGTGTCGGAGGGGAGGAGTTAGCCCAGCAGAAGGAGAAAATCCAAAGTTTAGCTGAAGAAACCGCAAGTGCCctcaaaaaaaatgtgtacgAAAATTATATGCAATTCATCGAAACTGCCACCGAAATATCCCACTTAGAAACAGAAATGTACAAGCTATCGCATTTGTTAAGTGATCAACGAATGGTCCTTACGACTTTATCACAGGCTTCAGTGCTAGGCAACGATAATACGTTATCCCGCGAGTCACTCGATAACCATGACTTGGAGGCAGACAGAGTTGAGGAGGAGCGAAAGAATAAACTTAATTCAATCTCGGAAAAAGTTGAGAGCTGTATGAACTTGCTGGATGTTCCCGAGAGACATCTATTACACGAAGGAGACTTGCTGGAGATCGACGCTGAGGAAAACACAGCTTTACAAAGAATGcatgtatatttgtttaatgaTTGCCTTATGCTGACCTCTTGGATATCAAATCGACGCGGGCCAATGAGATACAAATTTCAAACAAGTTACCCTATCAGTACATTAGCAGTAGTGAATGTGCGTGACTTAGGTACAGTGAAGCAAGCATTTAAAGTGCTAGCTTTCCCCGATACAAGAGTGTTTCAATGCAatagtttaacaataaaaaaagactgGCTTGATAAGTTTGATGTTGcaaaaaaaatgcacatagagaaagaaaacttaaaacaaaagaaaaaggaTTCCCAAGACAAACTTAAACACGAGTCATTGGAGTCCCCTAGTCTTTCAGTTGAGGAGATACCATCTCCACAAATAGCTTCACTGCCAGACTGGCTATCTGACGTCACTGAAGAATTGGATGTCTTTATTGTAGAGAGACACTTCCAAAAAACTTATGATTTAATGATAAAAGCACAGAGGACATTAAGTACAGAAGAATTTATAACCCACCCTCAAAGGactgatatattaaaaaagattGAACAAAAGCAAAAAGTCTTGACTGAGATATTACTAAAAGAACTAGACGTCACTCACAACTGGAGTCCGAGAGGTGGCTTGAGATCATCACGTCACCCAGTACTAattcttaataaatttaatatgactaGTCAGGCCTGTGAACTGTTTCTTGATATCTGTAATCACACAGTTAAAGCACATGTCAAAGCTGTGCAATTAGAGGGTTCTATTTACAGTTATGTGAAGCAAGTGGGGGAAGTTTTCTTCTGTTCCCTAAGTGATGCCTTAAcagaatttatttcattatttcctaaaaataaattaagcgcTTTTGTTGTGTGGGCTAGTATGCAACTTAGAATACTCATGAGTCAAATTATAAAGCAAGTATTTACACCACAGTGTGCATTAGATTCCATTTTAGATTGTGTTCAAAGTTTAAGGGAGCAATGTACTCTTTTCTGTGAATTTGGATTAGACTTAAGATTTCAGATGAACAGTTCTTTAAGATCACCAATTATAAAAGCTTTAAGAGAGTACAAGGAGAAGATTGTTGATTCGATGAAAACTAAAGTGTCAGAAGACAAATGGACTCCTGTCAATATGCACACTAAAGCGGGAGTTAATAAATTCTTATCACAAATGGAAAATTTGGGCCTTATCTTAGTTAggtatgtaataaatgaaacGTGGGTGGACTTATCAAGTAGCACTATATGGTTTGTACAGTCTGTTATAACTGTGCAGAATGTTGGTTTAGAAATTGTTACTAAAGACATGATGGATGTTGTGGATGAATGTATATATGCTATATTTAATTCTCGTCTTAAATTCTCAATGAGGAATGATTCTTCATATGCACTTAAAAATCTGAAGTTTATTTTAGAAACAGTGATGCCCTATATGATTAAATCATATAAGGACAAAGTTGGTTATGATAATGTGAAATTATTAGAATTAGCAGGTGAATATGGTGTCAATATTGCACCACCAAAGAAATCAAACATCACATACACaagtaatgaatatttatga
- the LOC120628382 gene encoding neurogenic locus notch homolog protein 1 — protein MEGKLLYVASLALIAFSYSVEGQRYLNYNARGYFGNRNLYEHGRSISDDQVRCGPSTCGVGAHCTHGSVRPVCACLPGYSGDPLSQCIKIECVENSECRAHQSCVNQHCINPCEGACGHNANCDVRQHVPVCSCPAGYTGNPFSSCRIADPEEACHPSPCGPNTKCHVANNQAICTCLPGYRGSPLSGCRHECDSDSDCSTQQSCRDFKCVSPCSDCGVNADCETVSAHRAICKCPRGYHGDPHRICSAECTSDSECPSYKPACVYNACINPCTNACGVNADCNLRGLTPVCSCPKTHTGDPFAFCRPFEARDLCEPNPCGANAKCTPGHDRTGAERPVCTCPTGYRGNALVSCEKGECELDSQCPDNLACVGYECVDPCLGNTQCGTGAVCMARRHIAVCTCPGDHHGDALVSCYQSHSEAASTRYYRYKRNGNFTESEKPSKDTDAAKEPTKLTTDLNKPAKATAPVVETPKEPTFTLRNSKE, from the exons ATGGAGGGGAAACTTTTATACGTAGCGTCTTTGGCGCTTATAGCTTTCAGCTACAGTGTTGAgg GACAACGTTACCTCAACTACAACGCTCGAGGTTACTTCGGCAACCGCAACCTGTATGAGCACGGCCGCTCAATCTCGGACGATCAGGTGCGATGCGGGCCGAGCACTTGTGGAGTTGGAGCGCACTGCACACACGGGAGTGTCAGACCCGTGTGCGCTTGCTTGCCTGGATACTCCGGCGACCCGCTGTCGCAATGCATCAAAATCGAGTGTGTTG aaAACAGCGAATGTCGCGCTCACCAATCATGTGTCAACCAACATTGCATTAATCCTTGTGAAGGAGCCTGTGGACACAACGCAAATTGCGAT GTCCGTCAACACGTTCCAGTTTGCTCTTGCCCCGCTGGTTATACAGGAAATCCCTTCTCATCATGCAGAATTGCCGATCCCG AGGAAGCGTGCCACCCGTCTCCATGCGGACCCAACACTAAGTGCCATGTTGCCAATAACCAGGCCATCTGCACCTGTCTTCCTGGATACAGA GGTAGCCCTCTGTCCGGCTGTAGACACGAGTGCGACTCTGATAGCGACTGCAGCACGCAACAGTCGTGTCGCGACTTCAAGTGCGTGAGTCCATGCAGCGACTGTGGTGTCAATGCTGACTGCGAGACTGTCTCCGCTCATCGCGCCATCTGCAAGTGCCCCAGA GGCTACCACGGCGACCCGCACCGGATCTGCTCAGCTGAGTGCACATCCGACAGCGAATGCCCCAGCTACAAGCCAGCGTGTGTTTACAACGCCTGCATTAACCCTTGCACGAACGCTTGCGGTGTGAACGCGGACTGCAACCTGCGCGGTTTGACGCCCGTATGCTCCTGCCCTAAGACCCACACGGGCGATCCGTTCGCCTTCTGCAGGCCTTTCGAAGCGC GTGACCTTTGCGAGCCAAACCCATGCGGTGCCAACGCGAAGTGCACACCCGGCCACGACCGCACCGGTGCTGAACGCCCCGTATGCACCTGTCCTACTGGATACCGCGGAAACGCACTTGTCTCTTGCGAaaag GGTGAATGTGAGCTGGACTCCCAGTGTCCGGATAACTTAGCGTGTGTCGGCTACGAATGCGTCGACCCATGTCTCGGCAACACGCAGTGCGGTACCGGTGCGGTGTGCATGGCGCGACGACACATCGCCGTCTGCACTTGTCCAGgag ATCACCACGGAGACGCCCTCGTGAGCTGTTACCAGTCCCACTCAGAAGCAGCCTCCACTCGCTACTACAGATACAAACGTAACGGCAACTTCACCGAATCCGAAAAACCCTCAAAAGATACCGACGCTGCTAAAGAGCCAACTAAACTTACCACCGATCTCAACAAGCCAGCGAAAGCCACTGCCCCGGTTGTGGAAACCCCCAAGGAACCGACCTTTACCCTCAGAAATTcaaaagaataa